From the Candidatus Bathyarchaeia archaeon genome, one window contains:
- the rsmH gene encoding 16S rRNA (cytosine(1402)-N(4))-methyltransferase RsmH — translation MSSHLPVMKEEVIRFLDPKPGEDFIDCTVGLGGHALAILELNKPDGRVLGVDFDPQILEELRRNVHGTEFEKRLVLVCDNFANLEAIATKHGFIGVSGVLFDLGLSSWHLEASGRGFSFWRNEPLDMRYNPQSNTLTAEVILNTWSLEDIERILRVYGEERFARRIAKQIVESRPLRTTVDLVMTVERATPPWYHRRRIHFATKTFQALRIAVNSELENLEKALPQALNVLRSGGKLAVIAFHSLEDRIVKNFMRTKAKEGAIKILTKKPIRPSEGEIKENPRARSARLRVAVKV, via the coding sequence TTGAGCTCGCATTTGCCGGTCATGAAAGAGGAGGTTATCCGTTTTCTCGACCCAAAGCCCGGTGAGGATTTTATTGATTGCACTGTGGGTTTAGGCGGTCATGCCTTGGCGATTTTGGAGCTGAACAAGCCAGATGGAAGAGTTTTAGGCGTCGACTTTGACCCGCAAATTCTGGAGGAGCTTAGGCGCAACGTTCATGGAACAGAGTTTGAGAAACGGCTAGTTCTTGTTTGCGATAACTTCGCTAATTTAGAGGCAATTGCCACAAAACATGGGTTTATAGGCGTTTCTGGCGTATTATTTGATTTAGGCTTGTCAAGCTGGCATTTGGAGGCAAGCGGACGTGGATTCTCATTCTGGAGGAACGAGCCGCTTGACATGAGATATAATCCGCAATCAAACACCTTAACAGCTGAAGTCATTCTAAACACTTGGAGTTTGGAGGATATTGAGCGGATTTTAAGGGTTTACGGCGAAGAGCGCTTTGCACGGCGCATAGCCAAACAAATAGTCGAATCTAGACCGCTGCGAACCACCGTGGACTTGGTTATGACCGTGGAGAGGGCTACACCCCCATGGTATCATAGGAGGCGAATCCACTTCGCCACAAAAACCTTCCAAGCACTGCGGATAGCAGTAAACAGCGAACTAGAAAACCTAGAGAAAGCCTTGCCCCAAGCCCTAAATGTGCTCCGCAGCGGCGGAAAACTCGCTGTAATAGCCTTCCACTCACTGGAAGACCGCATAGTCAAAAACTTTATGAGGACAAAAGCCAAAGAAGGCGCCATAAAAATTTTGACAAAAAAGCCCATCAGACCATCAGAGGGAGAAATCAAAGAAAATCCTAGGGCTAGGTCGGCAAGGCTAAGAGTTGCTGTAAAAGTTTAG
- a CDS encoding nucleoside 2-deoxyribosyltransferase translates to MKIKAFISGLIQGMENRQGYREKIRRICIRCGYEPVDPWQREKVLYEAEEPKFWAKVPSLDFIRRDLEDIEKCDVLIAYMPRLSAGTCMELFYAKLKGKRTICICQLENPSPWIIATQI, encoded by the coding sequence GTGAAGATAAAAGCCTTCATTTCGGGTCTAATCCAAGGAATGGAAAATCGCCAAGGATATAGGGAAAAGATAAGGCGAATCTGCATTCGCTGCGGCTATGAGCCTGTAGACCCATGGCAGCGTGAAAAAGTTCTATACGAGGCTGAAGAGCCAAAATTTTGGGCGAAGGTTCCATCATTAGATTTTATAAGGCGGGACTTGGAGGACATTGAGAAATGCGATGTTTTAATTGCTTACATGCCAAGGCTTTCGGCTGGAACATGCATGGAACTCTTCTATGCAAAGTTGAAGGGCAAAAGAACCATATGCATCTGTCAGCTTGAAAACCCAAGCCCATGGATAATCGCCACTCAGATATAA
- a CDS encoding DUF401 family protein codes for MGLLNPMVAIALAFSLLGFLLYKRVSLGITLTATALFLGLLAIDWQNIPAIVYMTIDPTTVEGILTFAVVLATFGIMWLSILYKETGQIAKLSEGIGGLVKNPKIVLSMLPAVIGFLPVSGGALMSAPIVDAEAEKLKMPPERKAYVNLWFRHTIFPVYPLSQVLIIAAALTGVPLFSIVLLQIPTVLVMVAVGFLVGFRKTPTPEAEEEQTQTDKMSKFKDFVSAFSPILATIVVAVLLNLINPEFSKLGLDVLTATFAGLIVLTAVSRLNSKTLVKPLRGWGIYDVTLAAYSAFLLRNVMKAAGIAEIFKPLVSSGSSANITMLLTVIPMALGFLMGSPSGAIAIASSVLAGVLTFTPKTSALLYISAYLGYVIAPTHLCFTFTAEYFKSPLGKVYRYVVPSFIITFAAALTVYFLPIPL; via the coding sequence TTGGGACTGCTGAATCCAATGGTGGCTATAGCTTTAGCCTTCAGCCTTTTAGGTTTTCTTCTCTACAAGAGAGTAAGCCTCGGAATAACGTTGACCGCCACGGCGCTGTTTTTAGGTCTATTAGCCATTGACTGGCAAAACATTCCAGCCATAGTCTATATGACTATTGACCCCACAACAGTGGAGGGCATTCTCACCTTTGCAGTTGTCCTTGCAACCTTCGGGATAATGTGGCTTAGCATACTATACAAGGAAACAGGTCAAATAGCGAAGCTAAGCGAGGGCATAGGCGGGCTGGTTAAAAACCCGAAAATCGTACTGAGCATGCTTCCAGCAGTAATAGGATTTCTGCCCGTCTCCGGCGGTGCCCTCATGTCCGCGCCCATAGTGGATGCTGAAGCGGAGAAACTTAAAATGCCGCCTGAAAGGAAGGCCTACGTAAACCTTTGGTTTAGACATACAATTTTCCCAGTTTACCCGCTTAGCCAGGTGCTAATAATAGCCGCAGCCCTAACCGGAGTCCCCCTATTCTCCATAGTTTTGCTTCAAATCCCAACGGTTTTGGTGATGGTGGCCGTCGGTTTTCTGGTTGGCTTTAGGAAAACGCCAACCCCAGAAGCGGAGGAAGAGCAAACGCAAACGGACAAGATGTCGAAGTTTAAAGATTTTGTCTCAGCCTTCTCGCCTATCTTAGCAACGATAGTGGTCGCCGTCCTCCTTAACCTCATAAATCCAGAATTCTCCAAACTCGGCTTAGACGTTCTGACAGCAACTTTTGCCGGTTTAATCGTCCTAACCGCGGTTTCAAGGTTAAACTCTAAAACTCTTGTAAAACCGCTGAGAGGCTGGGGAATATATGACGTAACATTAGCTGCGTACAGCGCCTTCCTCCTGCGAAACGTGATGAAGGCTGCTGGAATAGCGGAAATCTTTAAGCCCCTAGTTTCAAGCGGAAGCAGTGCAAACATAACAATGCTGTTGACGGTTATCCCGATGGCGCTGGGCTTCCTTATGGGTTCTCCATCCGGGGCGATAGCCATAGCCTCCTCGGTGCTAGCGGGAGTTTTAACATTCACACCCAAAACTTCGGCACTCCTATACATCAGCGCCTATCTTGGATACGTCATCGCGCCAACCCACCTATGCTTCACTTTCACAGCCGAATACTTCAAAAGCCCCCTTGGAAAAGTCTATAGGTATGTGGTTCCCTCCTTCATCATAACCTTTGCAGCAGCCCTAACGGTGTATTTTCTGCCCATCCCCCTCTGA